The Saprospiraceae bacterium genome contains the following window.
TTTGCTTGGGAATGCAACATTTTATAAGCTAATGGAAACACAAGAAGCTTTACGACAAATGTCATCAACAATATTATAAAACCTTTATTTCCTATGAAATTGGAAAGGAACACAAAGAGCGGTCGTATTGCATATCGGTTGATACTTCCAAAAATACTCCAGCCATAAGAAATAATATCTTCCAATTCAATATTAAAAGATTTAAGTCTCTTAAAATCATTTGGACCAATATACCATGTCATTTTAGCTTCTTTCTGATCCACTTCCATAGCAGGTATGCTTACGTCTGTAACCAGTTTTTTTAAATCGTTGGAATTGGGTTCCAGTAAAACAGTTTCATAGCGACCTTTGCTGAAACCATTTTCAGAAATTAAACTGCTGTTGAAAAATTGATTGGAATGAGATACCCATTGAACTCGTTTATTATTGGTTTCAATTTTATCATCATTTCGGCATGAACAGTAATCTGGATTTTCTTCTTTTTCCTTAAAATAAACTGTGCTGGCGTATTTTTCATAATCCGTATTGCGCTCTAGTTTGTCCAAATAATTTTCCCAATGGATAACAAGATCTTCTTTTAATTTAAGATTTTCGGTACGAATACTATATTCTAATTGGTATTCAGAGGGCAATAAGCGGTAACTAATGACAATGCTTCCACCTGTGTTTACTTGAGCAGTAAAACGAATTTGACTTGGATCGGCTTGATTTATTTCAAAATTTAGATTTTTAGTAGACAGTTCTCCGACTTCTGTTTTGAGCCTGATGTCATATTCATTTTTTACATCTTCTAATAGGCTTAAGGGTAATTTTTGCTCTACACTATCAGCTCCAACATGAATTTTATACTGATTTTTAATGGTTGCTTCTAATATTCGCGCACCTTTCGAACTAAATTTTAATTTAATCAGCTCATTTTCAAGAATAACTTCTTTAGTCGGTATTTGAATTGCTGTGTCATTTAAGGCCTTAACAGTATCTGTATTGGCAATTGGGTTACCTTGATTAACAGGTACCTCTTCAGGTTTAGGTTTTGTCAATTGACTTAGGGAATCCTGATTTTGTTTTTTTCTCAATTGCTCCTGCATTTCAGGTTGAAAAAAATATTGATTCCACAGAAACAATACAGCAATGATTAATAAAATTCCAATGATATGATTGCGCTCCATATAATTCAGGAAGGTTTAAGGGGGGCAAAGCTACAATACTCTATGTTATTATAAGCGGAGGAGTCGTAATCGAATTCCAATGCTAGAACTAAACAGAATTTGTTTATTTATAAACAAAAGAAGCTGCTTTAAAAATCCCAAAATGGTATAATTATTCATTTTTAAAGAAGCAGAACCGAATATATTGACGTAATATAATTGTAAACAACAATTTATGTATTATAATAATATTTAATATTATTCATTTTGCAATAGGCTATAAACAAACTGATGCCCTGAAAAATACCTTGGGGGATAGGTTAAAATTTATTAGAAGCGGAATGGACAAAAAAAAACTACCCGTCCCTGTGGGCGGATAGTTTCTAAGACAGTAGTAGGTAATGTATAAAATTTAAAAAAATCCGTAATAATATGCTTCAATACCCGGGATATTGAAGCGAACCTTACCTATCACTACCTTTTAATTCAGTAAATGATAGATTTAGTTTTAATTTCATTTATTCAAACAATTCCACTTAATAACCGGCTACAATCTAAAGACCCATCAAATACGAGGAATGCTGCTTTAAAATCAAAAATTTTTCAATATTTTTTTAAAATTTTATAAGTGATTGTAATTCAAATACTTAGATTGAGATTGGCTTCCCGCCCCCATTTTGCCTGTTTTCTTTTATATTAATTAAATTTATATATATAAGGGCTTTATTATTAATTGCAAATTATATGTTATCTCATTTTAGACTTGATTTTGAATGCATAAATTAGACTAATTTTGCAGTCCATTTTAGTAAATTATATGCAGGATATTCGCAACATTGCTATTATAGCACACGTCGATCACGGGAAAACCACCTTGGTGGATAAGATTTTACATCAAACTAAATTGTTCAGAGAAAATCAACAAACGGGAGAATTGATTTTGGACAACAATGAGTTGGAGCGTGAACGAGGTATTACGATTCTTGCAAAAAATGTGTCAGTCAATTATAAAGGCACCAAAATAAATATTATTGATACCCCCGGCCACGCTGATTTTGGTGGAGAAGTTGAACGGGTATTAAATATGGCAGATGGGGTGTTGCTATTGGTTGATGCATTTGAAGGGCCCATGCCACAAACTCGTTTTGTATTGCAAAAAGCCTTGAGTTTAGGTAAGAAACCCATCGTTGTAATAAATAAAGTGGACAAGCCAAATTGTCGTCCGGAAGAGGTTCATGACCATGTTTTTGAATTGTTTTTCAATTTGGAAGCAACCGAAGAGCAATTAGATTTTCCAACCATTTACGGTTCTTCGAAGCAAGGCTGGATGGGATTGGATTACAAAACACCTACCGAAGACGTCACGCCATTATTGGATGCAATTATCGAGCACATTCCTGCTCCAGTAATTCCAGAAGGCAATTTACAAATGATGATAAGCAGTTTGGATTACTCAAATTACATCGGACGGATTGCAATCGGACGAATTCTCAGACAAGGCATACGAATCAATCAACCGGTCTCCCTGGTTAAGCGCGATGGATCCATCATGAAATCACGGATTAAAGAATTATACACATTTGAAGGTTTGGGTAAGACGAAAGTGGAATCTGCTGAAGCCGGAGACATTTGTGCAGTATTTGGATTAGAAGATTTTGAAATCGGGGATACCATTGCTGATTTTGAAAATCCGGAAGGCCTGACTCCAATAAAAGTGGATGAGCCAACCATTTCCATGTTGTTTACCATAAATAATTCTCCATTTTTTGGTAAAGAAGGTAAATACGTTACTTCCAGGCATATTCGTGAACGTCTGGAAAAAGAATTGGAAAAGAATTTAGCACTTCGCCTGGAAGACACAGAGAGTCCGGAATCGATATTGGTCTATGGAAGAGGAATATTGCACCTTTCTGTATTAATTGAAACGATGAGACGGGAAGGCTATGAAATGCAAGTTGGACAACCTCGTGTAATAATAAAAGAAATCGATGGAGTAAAGTGTGAACCAATAGAAGTCATGACGGTAGACGTTCCTGAACAGTTTTCCGGAAAAGTAATCGAATTGGTGAGCCAACGGAAAGGGGAAATGCTTGTCATGGAAACCAGAGGGGATTTAATTCATATTGAATTTCAAATTCCATCTAGAGGATTGATAGGCCTAAGAAATATGTTGCTCACTGCCTCTGCAGGTGAAGCCATCATTGCTCATCGATTCAAAGAATTCCAAGCCTGGAAAGGTAATATACCATCCAGATCAAACGGAGTTTTGGTGTCAAAACTAGCAGGGATGGCGACAGCCTATTCTATTAGTTATTTGCAGGATCGGGGTCGGTTTTTTATTGACCCAGGTGAAAATATTTACATCGGTCAAATTCTGGGCGAACAAATTCGACCAGGTGATTTGGTAGTTAATATTGTTGAGGGTAAAAAATTGACAAACATGCGTGCGTCAGGATCTGATGGCACCGTTCAAATTGTTCCTAAAATTAATTTTTCTTTAGAAGAGGCACTTGAATACATTCAGGAAGATGAATATGTAGAAGTAACTCCAAAATCGATTCGCCTTCGTAAAATCATTTTGGATGAAAATGAGCGTAAAAAAGCGCAAAAACGTACGGAATCTATTGAAGCAATGGCTTAAAAAAATCCCGGAGTGATTAACCCCGGGATTGTACTTTGTTTTTTAAGGTTTTATTGTAAATTCAAATTTAGAGATTTCTTCTTCAATGCCATCTTCATGGCCCCAAACTTTTGCCTCAAGGATCCAGGTACTGTTTGCGCTAAATCCATTAGCTGTATTTAACAAAAAAGAATCAGTAAATTCATACGATCCACTTGGATCATCTACATGCTCATTGGTGGGTTTACTGTAAACTTCTATGCCGGTAGTTTTATTTAGTATTCGCACATTAATATGATGAACAGTTTCTCCGGTATGGCTTTCAAAATTAATTTGAATGTTAAAACTATCATTTAATTGATAACTGGTTTTGATCGGTTGTTCGATATGTGCGTGATAATCATAAATAAGTTGCTTGTCGTCATCTGAGCATGCAACAAAAAATAAATTTGCAAATGCAATAAAAATCAAAATATTTTTCATGTTAATTTTTTAAAATAAGTAAGTTAATTGAATTGAAAATTTGTTTTTTAACGTGGCGTTGCCACCTGAATACTTTTGATCAAGCGCAAATGCGCTTGAAATACTCAATAAATAATTTGTATAGTTTAGATTTAATCCGGCATCAATATAATGACCTCGACCTCCTGTGCCTTCGACAGGGCGATTGTTTTTATATTGATCTGAACCAATATGCTCAAAGTAATACCCTGCAAATGGGATTATTTTAAGCTGTTTGGCAATAGTTGTTTCAAAATAATACAATGATTGAAACTGAAATGGGTTTCCAAATTTATACCCATATTTTGAATTCGACAGAAAGGTATAATTAGCATTTAATACGAGTCCGTTGATTGCATTTGAAAATGCGCATTTTGGATTCAGGCTCAAACCCCAAGCTCCGTTTGATAAATTGAAGTTTTCGGGTAAATT
Protein-coding sequences here:
- the yidC gene encoding membrane protein insertase YidC, which produces MERNHIIGILLIIAVLFLWNQYFFQPEMQEQLRKKQNQDSLSQLTKPKPEEVPVNQGNPIANTDTVKALNDTAIQIPTKEVILENELIKLKFSSKGARILEATIKNQYKIHVGADSVEQKLPLSLLEDVKNEYDIRLKTEVGELSTKNLNFEINQADPSQIRFTAQVNTGGSIVISYRLLPSEYQLEYSIRTENLKLKEDLVIHWENYLDKLERNTDYEKYASTVYFKEKEENPDYCSCRNDDKIETNNKRVQWVSHSNQFFNSSLISENGFSKGRYETVLLEPNSNDLKKLVTDVSIPAMEVDQKEAKMTWYIGPNDFKRLKSFNIELEDIISYGWSIFGSINRYAIRPLFVFLSNFIGNKGFIILLMTFVVKLLVFPLAYKMLHSQAKMTALKPEIEKVRNKHKDDMQKQQMETMKMYNEFGVNPLGGCFPLLLQMPIWIALYRFFPATIEFRQESFLWAADLTSFDEFIHLSFNLPLFGNTLSLFAFLWMISTLIFTYYSSQSMDFSANPAMKYMQYLMPVIFWFMFNKTAAGLTCYMFFSNLLNIGQTILGRSLLFDTDKIRGELELNKTKPRKKGGFRERLEGMMKEQQRQAMERDKKTKK
- the typA gene encoding translational GTPase TypA encodes the protein MQDIRNIAIIAHVDHGKTTLVDKILHQTKLFRENQQTGELILDNNELERERGITILAKNVSVNYKGTKINIIDTPGHADFGGEVERVLNMADGVLLLVDAFEGPMPQTRFVLQKALSLGKKPIVVINKVDKPNCRPEEVHDHVFELFFNLEATEEQLDFPTIYGSSKQGWMGLDYKTPTEDVTPLLDAIIEHIPAPVIPEGNLQMMISSLDYSNYIGRIAIGRILRQGIRINQPVSLVKRDGSIMKSRIKELYTFEGLGKTKVESAEAGDICAVFGLEDFEIGDTIADFENPEGLTPIKVDEPTISMLFTINNSPFFGKEGKYVTSRHIRERLEKELEKNLALRLEDTESPESILVYGRGILHLSVLIETMRREGYEMQVGQPRVIIKEIDGVKCEPIEVMTVDVPEQFSGKVIELVSQRKGEMLVMETRGDLIHIEFQIPSRGLIGLRNMLLTASAGEAIIAHRFKEFQAWKGNIPSRSNGVLVSKLAGMATAYSISYLQDRGRFFIDPGENIYIGQILGEQIRPGDLVVNIVEGKKLTNMRASGSDGTVQIVPKINFSLEEALEYIQEDEYVEVTPKSIRLRKIILDENERKKAQKRTESIEAMA